One genomic segment of Candidatus Methylomirabilota bacterium includes these proteins:
- a CDS encoding VIT1/CCC1 transporter family protein, translating to MPQTPHVERHFRGSATVRDIVIGMSDGLTVPFALAAGLSGVVVSNSLIVTAGVAEIAAGSIAMGLGGYLAAKGDAEHYASERAREAQEVSEKPGVEATEVAEVLGSYGLTAEESAPVVEALRRRPEAWVDFMMRFELGLERPDPTRALLSAFSIAGAYIGGGLIPLAPYMMLAGAQAALASSVVVTLGALAVFGYIKGYFTGTTPLRSALQTVLIGGLAAGAAFGIARAIS from the coding sequence ATGCCACAGACACCACACGTCGAGCGGCACTTCAGAGGCAGCGCGACCGTTCGCGACATCGTCATCGGGATGTCCGACGGGTTGACCGTCCCCTTCGCCCTCGCGGCGGGGCTGTCGGGGGTCGTGGTCTCCAACAGTCTCATCGTCACGGCCGGCGTCGCGGAGATCGCGGCGGGCTCGATCGCGATGGGTCTGGGAGGCTACCTCGCGGCCAAGGGCGACGCCGAGCACTACGCGAGCGAGCGGGCGCGCGAGGCGCAAGAAGTGAGCGAGAAGCCGGGGGTTGAGGCGACCGAGGTCGCCGAGGTACTCGGGTCCTACGGCCTCACCGCTGAGGAGAGCGCGCCGGTCGTGGAGGCGCTCCGGCGACGCCCGGAGGCCTGGGTCGACTTCATGATGCGCTTCGAGCTGGGCCTCGAGCGGCCCGATCCGACCCGCGCGCTTCTGAGCGCCTTCTCGATCGCCGGCGCCTACATCGGCGGCGGTCTCATCCCGCTCGCGCCGTACATGATGCTCGCCGGCGCGCAGGCCGCGCTCGCATCCTCCGTGGTCGTCACCCTCGGCGCCCTCGCGGTGTTCGGCTACATCAAGGGTTACTTCACCGGCACCACGCCCCTCCGCAGCGCGCTCCAGACGGTGCTCATCGGCGGGCTCGCGGCCGGGGCGGCCTTCGGAATCGCCCGGGCCATTTCGTGA